In Erigeron canadensis isolate Cc75 chromosome 6, C_canadensis_v1, whole genome shotgun sequence, the following are encoded in one genomic region:
- the LOC122606299 gene encoding WUSCHEL-related homeobox 5-like: MDEGMSGFGLKPSRGGSGGAKCGRWNPTNEQVKVLTDLFRSGLRTPSTDQIQKISSQLSFYGKIESKNVFYWFQNHKARERQKRRRVYVENDQNDLNIAKQHFADVTESGRVIETLQLFPVNSLAFSEQASEKARGYTNDECKENTSPYTTMYTCGTEMENHYHHRHPSLDLRLSFM; the protein is encoded by the exons ATGGATGAGGGAATGTCAGGTTTTGGTCTGAAACCTAGTCGTGGTGGTAGCGGCGGCGCTAAGTGTGGTCGTTGGAACCCGACCAACGAACAAGTCAAAGTCCTGACTGACTTGTTTAGGTCGGGTTTACGAACTCCTAGCACTGATCAGATACAAAAAATATCTTCCCAGTTGAGTTTTTATGGGAAGATTGAGagcaaaaatgttttttattggTTTCAAAACCATAAAGCTAGGGAAAGACAAAAACGTCGTCGCGTTTATGTTGAGAATGATCAAAACGACTTAAATATTGCAAAACAAC ATTTTGCTGATGTGACGGAGTCAGGGAGGGTGATAGAGACATTACAACTTTTTCCTGTGAACTCCCTTGCGTTCTCTGAACAAGCATCAGAGAAGGCAAGAGGGTACACAAATGATGAATGCAAAGAAAATACGTCACCATACACGACCATGTATACGTGTGGAACAGAAATGGAAAACCATTATCATCATCGACATCCATCACTAGATCTACGTTTAAGTTTCATGTGA
- the LOC122606026 gene encoding uncharacterized protein LOC122606026, giving the protein MKSRCNSLRCLKMRRIRSKDPIVIVAVFVSVSCFLVLILSVFRLPDVSFSSNGSMTSIKVKKVNKFPDKSGIIGKFGSMMIEMLPVDLSFTVFVPSEMAFERDLRLRVNDSLVGEKANDTYAILTRVLSFSVVPWKILSESVPYNEETTCDSLSGFKLYVSKDVDGMLVVNRVRSQRVDIRKGEMVIYVMDGVIMEAEFEQSVRPNDDEDED; this is encoded by the exons ATGAAATCTCGCTGCAACTCTTTGAG GTGTTTGAAAATGAGAAGAATCCGATCAAAGGATCCAATTGTGATTGTTGCTGTTTTCGTTTCGGTTTCTTGCTTTTTGGTTTTGATCCTTTCGGTTTTTCGGCTTCCAGATGTATCTTTTAGTAGTAATGGTTCGATGACTTCAATCAAGGTCaaaaaagttaacaaatttCCAGATAAGAGTGGCATTATAGGAAAGTTCGGTAGCATGATGATCGAAATGCTTCCCGTAGATCTTTCGTTTACAGTATTCGTTCCATCAGAAATGGCATTTGAACGCGATTTAAGATTAAGGGTAAACGATAGTTTAGTGGGTGAGAAAGCAAATGATACATATGCAATACTTACGCGTGTGTTGAGCTTCAGTGTTGTCCCGTGGAAAATCCTTTCAGAATCTGTACCATATAATGAAGAGACAACGTGTGATTCTTTATCCGGATTTAAACTTTATGTATCAAAAGATGTAGACGGAATGCTTGTAGTTAATAGGGTTCGATCACAACGGGTAGATATAAGAAAGGGGGAAATGGTTATCTATGTTATGGATGGGGTGATTATGGAGGCTGAGTTTGAGCAATCTGTTCGACCTAATGACGATGAAGACGAAGATTGA
- the LOC122602941 gene encoding protein ENHANCED PSEUDOMONAS SUSCEPTIBILITY 1 — protein MPCEPITTQMTVTPTTTTTNDDHHATQIISKSTVFPSTKSTLPYLKLSTSDLPMLSCHYIQKGNLFLDPPLPISTLVSHLQNGLSTTLTHFPPLAGRLVTDSSGYVYISCNDSGAQFVHADATHLSVSDILSPIHVPESVKSFFAFDRMVSYEGHFNPLLAVQVTELKDGLFIGFSVNHAVVDGTSLWNFINTFADVCRGVKLITKQPCFTRQSVIISPAVLKVPAGGPKVTFDEHAPLSERVFSFTRDAILKLKDYTNKKKIIEINAAEVMGKQSNDPINEKVTALLIGNWIRNAVVSKTEPEISSFQSLCALLWRAVTRARKFPNSKTTTFRMAVNCRHRLEPKLETLYFGNAIQSIPTYATAGDVLSHDLKWCAQQLNKNVLSHDDMTVRRFVKNWEQDPRCFPLGNFDGAMLTMGSSPRFPMFDNDFGWGKPVAVRSGRANKFDGKISAFPGKEGGGSVDLEVVLCPETMAELEMDQEFMQYVSCTSSGEHC, from the coding sequence ATGCCTTGTGAACCAATAACCACCCAAATGACGGTTACTccaactactactactactaatgATGATCATCACGCTACTCAAATCATTTCAAAATCAACTGTTTTTCCATCAACAAAATCCACTCTTCCTTACCTTAAACTATCAACCTCTGATCTCCCTATGCTTTCTTGTCATTACATCCAAAAAGGCAACCTCTTTCTCGACCCACCCCTCCCAATTTCAACCCTTGTATCCCATCTCCAAAACGGTCTTTCCACCACCCTGACTCACTTCCCCCCTCTCGCGGGCCGACTCGTGACCGATTCCAGCGGATACGTATACATATCTTGTAACGATTCAGGCGCGCAATTCGTGCACGCTGATGCCACTCATCTTTCTGTCTCTGACATCCTTTCACCCATTCATGTTCCTGAATCTGTCAAGTCGTTTTTCGCCTTTGACAGAATGGTTAGTTATGAAGGCCATTTTAACCCGTTGCTAGCTGTTCAAGTGACTGAGCTTAAGGATGGTTTGTTTATCGGTTTTTCGGTTAATCATGCTGTTGTTGATGGAACTTCCTTATGGAACTTTATCAATACCTTTGCTGACGTATGCCGAGGCGTTAAATTGATCACAAAACAACCCTGTTTTACCCGACAGTCCGTTATTATTTCACCCGCGGTACTTAAAGTGCCCGCGGGTGGCCCGAAAGTCACTTTCGACGAACACGCGCCTTTATCTGAAAGAGTATTTAGCTTTACTAGAGATGCTATTTTGAAGCTAAAAGATTATACtaacaagaaaaaaattatagaaattAACGCGGCTGAAGTAATGGGAAAACAGAGTAACGATCCGATTAACGAAAAAGTTACCGCGCTGTTAATTGGTAACTGGATACGAAACGCTGTCGTTTCGAAAACAGAACCCGAGATTTCTTCTTTCCAGTCTTTATGTGCTTTGTTATGGCGTGCAGTGACACGTGCGAGAAAATTCCCAAATTCTAAAACGACAACGTTTAGGATGGCAGTGAATTGTCGACACAGGCTGGAGCCAAAATTGGAGACGCTTTATTTCGGTAACGCGATACAAAGCATTCCAACGTACGCAACAGCAGGGGATGTTCTGTCGCATGATCTAAAATGGTGTGCTCAACAATTgaacaagaatgttttgtcacACGACGACATGACGGTGCGTCGTTTTGTTAAGAATTGGGAACAGGATCCACGGTGTTTTCCATTAGGGAATTTTGATGGAGCGATGTTGACAATGGGGAGTTCGCCAAGGTTTCCAATGTTTGATAACGATTTCGGGTGGGGAAAACCTGTTGCGGTAAGGAGTGGCAGGGCGAATAAATTCGACGGCAAGATCTCGGCGTTTCCGGGGAAGGAAGGTGGTGGGAGTGTGGATTTGGAGGTGGTGCTTTGTCCGGAAACAATGGCGGAATTGGAAATGGATCAAGAGTTTATGCAGTATGTTTCTTGTACTTCTTCAGGGGAGCACTGTTAA